The Novosphingobium sp. Gsoil 351 genome contains the following window.
CGCGGATCGACATGGCCACGGCCCAGCCGATCGACAGCTTCGACCACGAGCCTTTCGGCGAGCGGCTCAGCCGCCGCAAGTGGTGGATTGCCGGCGCGATCGCGCTGGCCCTGGCGATTGGCGCGTGGATCTATTTGCGCTCGGGTAGCGAGACTCCCGCCGCAGATGCCGCCAACCAGGCCCCCACCGTCACCGTCATAACCCCCGGGCGGGGCACCATCCAGGGTACGATCACCGCCACCGGCACGCTCGGCGCGCGGCGCGAGATGCCGGTGGGTTCGGTCGGCGAGGGCGGCCAGATCGTGCAGGTGTTGGTCGAAGCGGGTCAATGGGTGCGCCAGGGCCAGGTTCTCGCAGTGGTCGACCGCTCGGTGCAGACCCAGCAAGCCGCCAGCTTGGCGGCGCAGATCCAGGTCAGCCAGGCCGACGCCAATCTGGCCCAGGCCAACCTCGACCGCGCGCTCAAGCTGGTCGCGCGAGGCTTCGTGTCCAAGGCCGACGTCGATCGGCTGGCCGCCACTCGCGACGCCGCCAACGCCCGCGTCCGCGTCGCTCGCGCCCAGCTGGGCGAGGCGCAGGCGCGCACCGCCCGGCTCAACATCCTTGCCCCCGCGGCCGGACTGGTGCTCGAACGCAACGCTGAGCCGGGTCAGGTCGTCGGCGGCGCCAGCGGCGTGCTGTTCCGCCTCGCCCGCGGCGGCGAGATGGAGTTGCGCGCGGGCGTCTCGGAAATCGATCTCGCCCGGCTCGCCCCCGGTGTGACCGCGCAGGTCACCCCGATCGGCACCGACCGGAGCTTTACCGGGCAGGTCTGGCAGCTTTCGCCGACGATCGACCCGCAGAGCCGCCAGGGCACTGCCCGGATCGCGCTGGCCTACAACCCCGCCTTGCGCCCCGGCGGGTTCGCGACCGCGACGATTGCCAGCGGCACGCTGGTGGCCCCGCTGCTGCCCGAATCCGCGCTCCTGAGCGACGACAAGGGCAGCTATGTCTATATCGTCGGCAACGACGGGAAAGTCGTCCGCCGCGCGGTCAAGACCGGGATCGTGACCGCCAATGGCATTGCGGTGGTCGACGGCTTGACCGGGACCGAGCGGGTCGTGCTGCGCGCCGGCGGCTTCCTCGCCCCCGGAGACAAGGTAGTGCCGCGCGCCGCGCGGCCGCGACAAGCTAGAAACGAATCCCTCATGAACTTCCGCAACATCTCCGCCTGGTCGATCCGCAACCCGGTGGTGCCGATCGTCCTGTTCATCGGATTGACGCTGGCGGGGATCGTCGCGTTCATGGGAATGAAGGTCCAGGGCGATCCCGACATCGAGTTCCCCGCGGTGATCATCTCGATCTCGCAGCCCGGCGCCGCGCCGACCGAGATCGAGACCCAGATCACCCAGCGGATCGAAAGCGCGGTGCGCACGATCAGCGGCGTATCCTCGATCAGCTCTACCGCGCGCGAAGGCAACAGCCAGACCGTGGTCGAGTTCCAGATCGGCACCGACATCAACGAAGCGGTCAACGAGACCAAGAACGCAGTCGATCAGGCCCGCGGCGAGCTGCCTGACGGCATTCTCGAGCCGCAGGTCACCAAAATGCAGACCTCGTCTCAGCCGATCGGCTATTTCGCGGTTTCGGCCACCGACATGACGATCGAACAGCTAAGCTGGTTTATCGACGATACGGTATCGCGGCGGCTGCTGGCGATCCCCGGACTCGCCGGGGTCGATCGCGCGGGCGGGGTGGACCGCGAGATCGTGGTCGAGCTCGATCCAGCGCGGATGCAGTCGCTCGGCGTGACTGCCAGCCAGATCAACACCGCGCTGCGCGCCAGCAACACCAACACGGCGGGCGGGCAAGCGCAGATCGCCGGATCGCGCCAATCGGTGCGCGTTCTCGGCAACGCCAAGACCGCCTACGACCTCTCGCAGTCCGAGATCGGGCTGCCCGGCGGGCGCACCGTCCGGCTGACGGACGTCGCCCGGGTCAGCGACCGCTATGGCGAACTCAGTTCGATGGCAAAGGTCCGCGGCACCCAGGTGATCACTTTCGGGATCACCCGCGCGCGCGGCGAATCCGACGTCAGCGTCTACGACGGCGCGCTCGCCGAGCTCGACAAGATCACCAAGGAAAACGGCGGGCGGGTCAAGTTCACCCGGCTCTACACCAGCGTCGACGACATCAAGGTCCAGTACGAAAGCTCGATCGCCGCGATGATCGAGGGTGCGGTGCTCGCGGTGATCGTGGTGTTCTTCTTCCTGCGTGACTGGCGCGCGACGGTGATCTCCGCGATCGCGATCCCGCTTTCGGCCATCCCGACTTTCTGGTTCATGGACCTGCTGGGGTTCACCCTCAACGCATTGTCGCTGCTCGCCCTTGGGCTTGTCGCGGGCGTTCTGGTAGACGATGCGATCGTCGAGATCGAAAACATCGTCCGCCACATGCGGATGGGCAAAAGCGCCTACCAGGCTTCGATCGACGCCGCCGACGAGATCGGCCTGGCGGTGGTCGCGACGACCTTCTCGATCGTCGCGGTGTTCCTGCCGGTCGGCCTGATGCCAGGCGTCTCGGGCCAGTTCTTCAAGAATTTCGGGCTGACCGTCGTGGCCGCGGTGCTGATGAGCCTGCTCGTCGCGCGGATGATCACGCCGATGATCGCGGCCTATTTCCTCAAGGCCAAGGGTCACGCCAGTCACGGCGAAGGGCCGCTGATGGACCGCTACATGGCGGTGCTAGCGTGGTCGCTCGACACCCGTGCCGCGCGCGCGTTCCGCGAGGCCGCGCGCCGCGCCGATGGCCGCATTCCCTTGCGCAAGCGGCTCGCCGCGCGGCTGCGCGATCACCGCTTGTGGATGCTGGGAATCGGGTTCGGCTCGTTCCTGCTGACGGGCGTGTTGTTCGCCACCATCCCGCAGGAATTCTTCCCAACCGGGGACAGTAACTTCAGCCGCGTCGGTATCGAGATGGTGCCCGGCACCACCTTGCAGCAGACCGAGGCGGTGGCCGATCAGGTCGCCGCGATCGTCAACCGCGAGCCTGAGGTGGGCGAAGCGCTCGAGCGTATTCGCGAAGGTTCGGGCAATGTCTTCATTACCCTGAAGGAGGATCGCGCGCGGACCAGCCAGGAGTTCGAACGCGCGCTGACGCCGGTCCTCCAGAAGATTCCCGACGCGCGGGTCACCTTCCTGTCCAACCAGGGCGGCGGCCCTGGCGGCGGGACGGGACGGGCGATCTCGGTGATGCTCTCGGGCTCCAACCCGGACCTGCTCAACCGCACCGCCGCAACGCTGGTCCAGCAGATGAGCGGGCTCAAGTCCGTGGTCGCGCCGCGCGTCTCGGCCGACATGCGTCGGCCCGAGATCATAGTCACCCCCCGGCTCGATCTCGCCGCGCAGCTCGGCGTGACGACGGCCGCCCTGAGC
Protein-coding sequences here:
- a CDS encoding efflux RND transporter permease subunit, with translation MNFRNISAWSIRNPVVPIVLFIGLTLAGIVAFMGMKVQGDPDIEFPAVIISISQPGAAPTEIETQITQRIESAVRTISGVSSISSTAREGNSQTVVEFQIGTDINEAVNETKNAVDQARGELPDGILEPQVTKMQTSSQPIGYFAVSATDMTIEQLSWFIDDTVSRRLLAIPGLAGVDRAGGVDREIVVELDPARMQSLGVTASQINTALRASNTNTAGGQAQIAGSRQSVRVLGNAKTAYDLSQSEIGLPGGRTVRLTDVARVSDRYGELSSMAKVRGTQVITFGITRARGESDVSVYDGALAELDKITKENGGRVKFTRLYTSVDDIKVQYESSIAAMIEGAVLAVIVVFFFLRDWRATVISAIAIPLSAIPTFWFMDLLGFTLNALSLLALGLVAGVLVDDAIVEIENIVRHMRMGKSAYQASIDAADEIGLAVVATTFSIVAVFLPVGLMPGVSGQFFKNFGLTVVAAVLMSLLVARMITPMIAAYFLKAKGHASHGEGPLMDRYMAVLAWSLDTRAARAFREAARRADGRIPLRKRLAARLRDHRLWMLGIGFGSFLLTGVLFATIPQEFFPTGDSNFSRVGIEMVPGTTLQQTEAVADQVAAIVNREPEVGEALERIREGSGNVFITLKEDRARTSQEFERALTPVLQKIPDARVTFLSNQGGGPGGGTGRAISVMLSGSNPDLLNRTAATLVQQMSGLKSVVAPRVSADMRRPEIIVTPRLDLAAQLGVTTAALSQAIRIATQGEIDQNSAKFSLSDRQVPIRVKLPEKSRRDIETIRNLPVPTASGGSVPLSRVAAITFGSGPTTIQRYNQSRRVFIGADLAPGVVKGTADKDIAKLPVMLNLPQGVSNAPFGSDQWQQEMLVNFFIALTAGVLLVFSVLVLLYRRFVSPLVNMGSLFLAPLGGLIALLITGQPISLAVFIGVLMLFGIVAKNSILLIDFAIEEMASGRKKLEAVMDAGHKRAQPIVMTTVAMVAGMIPTALSLSGDAAFRAPMGTMVIGGLTLSTLLTLLIVPAGFSLADGIEKRLGPWLGRKVLTYREGDDRNDPARNDPGREAVPAE